From the genome of Geminocystis herdmanii PCC 6308, one region includes:
- the gyrA gene encoding DNA topoisomerase (ATP-hydrolyzing) subunit A, which translates to MTSIQERIVPTNLTNEMSRSYLEYAMSVIVGRALPDARDGLKPVHRRILFAMYELGLMPDRPFRKCARVVGEVLGKYHPHGDTAVYDALVRMAQDFSMRNPLINGHGNFGSIDNDPPAAMRYTECRLQALATNGLLRDIEAETVDFIDNFDGSQQEPVVLPARVPQLLLNGATGIAVGMATNIPPHNLGELIDGAVAMIHNPEITDLELMQYIPGPDLPTGAQILGRQGIKDAYTTGRGSITMRGVANIETVSNKGRQDKEAIIVTELPYQTNKAALIEKIAELVNDKKIDGISDIRDESDRTGMRIVIELKRDAYPRVVLNNLYKQTAIQSNFGANMLALVNNEPQLLTIRKFLEVFLEFRVETIIRRTRYLLRKAEERDHLLQGLLIALGNLDAVIRIIRGAADTANAKQELVTNFELSETQADAILQMQLRRLTALEAEKIEAEHQDLMTQINDLNDILARRERIFTIIEEELAEIKTLHATPRRTEIVQNDGDLGDIDLIANEQVVILLTQQGYLKKMLVNTFEAQNRATRGKSGAKIKEDDVVEHFFTGCDHDRVLFFSDKGVVYGLSAYQIPSSSRTARGVPIVQLLPVSKDEKITSIIPVSEFTDNEYLVMLTKKGFVKKTALSAFGNIRSNGLIAITLEDNDELRWVRLATADDSILIGSRRGMAIHFHADNQQLRPLGRTAKGVKSMKLRSGDQIISMDILPSQIVANIPEAGENEEDENLYTDDNEEILDNDTSKNAPWALAVTTSGYGKRVPVSQFRLQRRAGIGVKAIRFRKATEELAALHIVNGDDEFMIITTRGIIIRCDVNAVSLQSRNASGVRVQKLDSDDAIAAIALVPPAGEEVANEEE; encoded by the coding sequence ATGACATCTATCCAAGAACGCATAGTACCTACAAACCTCACTAACGAAATGTCTCGCTCTTACCTAGAATACGCCATGAGCGTCATTGTCGGTAGAGCGTTACCCGATGCTAGGGATGGCTTAAAACCTGTTCATCGTCGCATTCTTTTCGCTATGTATGAATTAGGATTAATGCCCGATCGACCTTTCCGAAAATGTGCTAGAGTTGTAGGGGAAGTATTGGGTAAATATCATCCCCATGGTGATACGGCAGTTTATGATGCCTTAGTGCGTATGGCTCAAGATTTTTCCATGCGTAATCCTCTCATAAATGGTCATGGAAACTTCGGTAGTATCGACAATGATCCTCCCGCCGCCATGCGTTATACAGAGTGTCGTTTACAGGCTTTAGCTACCAATGGCTTATTACGAGACATCGAAGCGGAAACCGTTGATTTTATCGATAACTTTGATGGTTCACAACAAGAACCTGTTGTATTACCTGCACGAGTACCCCAATTATTGCTCAATGGTGCAACGGGTATCGCCGTTGGTATGGCAACTAATATCCCCCCTCACAATTTAGGGGAATTAATCGATGGTGCGGTAGCGATGATTCATAATCCTGAAATTACGGATTTAGAATTGATGCAATACATCCCCGGTCCTGACTTGCCGACAGGAGCGCAAATTTTGGGCAGACAAGGCATCAAAGATGCTTATACAACGGGGAGAGGTTCGATCACCATGCGAGGTGTGGCAAACATTGAAACCGTTTCTAACAAAGGCAGACAGGATAAAGAAGCAATCATTGTCACTGAGTTACCCTATCAAACTAATAAAGCCGCCCTCATCGAAAAAATTGCCGAGTTAGTTAACGATAAAAAAATTGATGGTATCTCCGACATCCGAGACGAGAGCGATCGAACTGGGATGCGCATAGTGATAGAATTGAAACGAGACGCTTACCCTAGGGTTGTGCTAAACAATCTTTACAAACAAACCGCAATTCAAAGCAATTTTGGAGCCAATATGTTGGCTTTAGTCAACAACGAGCCACAATTATTAACCATCCGCAAGTTTTTAGAAGTATTCCTAGAGTTTCGTGTAGAAACTATCATCAGACGTACTCGTTATTTACTGCGCAAAGCGGAAGAAAGAGATCATTTATTACAAGGGTTGTTAATCGCTTTAGGCAACCTTGATGCGGTGATCAGAATTATTCGAGGTGCTGCGGATACCGCTAATGCGAAACAAGAGTTAGTGACTAATTTTGAACTGTCAGAAACTCAAGCGGATGCAATTTTACAAATGCAGTTACGCCGTTTAACTGCCCTTGAAGCGGAGAAAATCGAAGCCGAGCATCAAGACTTAATGACACAGATTAACGACTTGAACGACATTTTAGCTCGTAGAGAAAGAATTTTTACCATTATTGAGGAAGAATTAGCGGAGATCAAAACCCTCCACGCTACTCCCAGACGCACGGAAATTGTCCAAAATGATGGGGATTTAGGGGATATTGACTTAATCGCTAATGAACAAGTGGTAATTTTGTTGACACAACAGGGCTACTTAAAAAAAATGTTAGTCAATACCTTTGAAGCTCAAAATCGCGCCACAAGAGGTAAATCGGGAGCAAAAATTAAAGAAGATGATGTGGTGGAACATTTCTTCACTGGATGTGATCACGATCGAGTGTTATTCTTTAGCGATAAAGGGGTAGTATATGGACTCAGTGCCTATCAAATTCCGTCTAGCTCTCGTACTGCGAGGGGAGTACCCATCGTACAACTATTACCTGTTAGCAAGGATGAAAAAATTACTTCCATCATCCCTGTAAGCGAGTTTACCGATAACGAATATTTAGTTATGCTTACCAAGAAAGGGTTTGTCAAAAAAACTGCCCTTTCTGCTTTCGGGAATATTCGTAGTAACGGTTTAATTGCCATTACCTTAGAAGATAATGACGAATTGCGCTGGGTAAGACTCGCAACAGCCGATGATAGTATCCTCATTGGTTCTCGTCGTGGTATGGCGATTCATTTCCATGCCGATAATCAACAACTGCGCCCTCTCGGTCGTACCGCCAAAGGTGTAAAATCGATGAAGTTACGATCGGGGGATCAAATTATTAGTATGGATATTCTACCTTCTCAAATCGTGGCAAATATCCCTGAGGCGGGGGAAAACGAAGAAGACGAGAATCTCTACACTGATGACAATGAAGAAATCCTCGATAATGATACCAGTAAAAATGCTCCTTGGGCTTTAGCCGTCACCACTAGCGGTTATGGAAAAAGAGTTCCCGTATCGCAATTCCGCTTACAAAGACGAGCGGGAATTGGAGTTAAAGCCATTCGTTTCCGTAAGGCAACGGAGGAGTTAGCGGCTTTACACATCGTTAACGGTGATGACGAATTCATGATTATTACTACTCGTGGTATTATTATTCGTTGTGATGTTAATGCCGTATCCTTACAATCCCGTAATGCTAGTGGGGTAAGGGTACAAAAACTAGACTCCGATGATGCGATCGCAGCCATCGCACTTGTACCTCCTGCAGGAGAGGAAGTCGCCAACGAGGAAGAATAA
- a CDS encoding DUF1816 domain-containing protein, which produces MKELLIKILDLFGLACWLEISTESPRCTYYFGPFLTKKDARISQDGYIEDLLEEGTKGITVTTKRFKPRDLTIFDEVGDSDIFKPFLKISTQIT; this is translated from the coding sequence ATGAAGGAACTTTTAATTAAAATTTTAGACTTGTTTGGACTTGCTTGTTGGTTAGAAATTAGTACAGAATCCCCTAGGTGTACTTATTATTTTGGTCCTTTTCTCACCAAGAAAGATGCTAGAATTTCTCAAGATGGATATATTGAAGATTTATTAGAAGAAGGTACTAAGGGTATCACCGTGACAACTAAAAGATTTAAGCCTAGGGATTTAACTATTTTTGATGAAGTAGGTGATTCTGATATTTTTAAGCCGTTTTTGAAAATTTCTACCCAAATAACCTAA